ACCTTACTTGACTGcattggctcgatgaagactagttgatttcTCCCCCATaatccactatgggtgagccactctttggcacatcctcacaagtccattgtcaccacaatggaaggcaagcttcaagcacttgatcgctttgtgatgctccacttgaacttgcacaccgcaatcttgatgacgatcaccacttgatgtcatcctctccctGGGTTGTATGATACCTTTATCTTAACGCAAGCCCATGGAAACacacctaaccccacatagaactctcacttagaccatgggttagtatacaaagcgtaatggacaatgcttaccataccatgggatcacttgatccctctcggtacatcttgtacgcttggtgtgttgatcaacttgattcactctttgacttagtcttgatcaaccttgaatctttctaACTCTCTTCATtaggatgatgtcttgaaggaaCACATGAAtgttcacacaatcttcttcttcaagacatgcttgcaataagctcaagtctcacatgaccaatctctGGATAattccttgaaaagcaccttggccaacacataaactccttgaaaccaacaaatggacttcaagaaaaagcctatggacaaatccttcaaatatacctcaaggcaaccattagcccatagagaatgtcatcaattaccaaaacctaacatgggggcaccgcatatcctttcacccccccccccctcctcttGCGACCGCGTCGCCCCCCGCGGGCGACCGACCGTGCCTCCAGCCCTTCTCCTCGAGTCCTCTGCCCACTCCCTTTCCCTCCGCTATCGCCTGCATCCGTCGTCGGGCTAGGCCTAGGCGGCACCGCTGGCGGCGGCCCCCGGCTATTCCCCTCTTGGAGCTGCTCCTACGCGGGGCGGCGCGGCCCTGAGGGGTGCTCCGAGGCGGCGACGGTCAGGCGCAGCGGCGGGACGCCTTGCCGCTAGCGTGGGGGATCTGCTGCGTGGCGGGGTAGCTGTTGGCAGTGGGGTGCTCGGCTGCGTGGGGTGGTGGCGCCCACTCAGCCCAGATCTGGGCCCCTTCGAGCCCCATCTGGGCCTGGGCGGGCCGGGGACTCTTCTGTCGGTGACGTTGCTCCCTTGAGGCGGAGGGGTCGCGTCGGAATACTTGGTGGTGGTGGCGCTGTCGACGGCTTGCTGCAGCATGGCGGCGGTGGCTTTGCGGGCCTGATCTAGGCCCGATCGGGCCCGAGAGGCCTAGTGTGCCCCTGTTGCAGCTTCCGGTCGGCTACCGCGACGGTGTCGGAGGCCACGCCTCCCGCACGACGACGGTGGAGATAGTTCCCTCCCATGCAGCTTCGGTGTTGCCACTCCCGCTTCCTTGTGCTCCTTCTTTCCGCCCTCTTGGCCTTGTGATGGTGATCTCAGTGAGACGACGAGGGTGGCGTCAAGTCCGTGGTGGCGCATGTTGGTGGGTGGCTAGCTGGTTGGAAGGCTTCGGATCGGCCGAGTAGTGGTGTTTTGAGTTTGGGAAAAATCCTTGCTGGCTCATCCGACATTGGCGCGGTGACGCCTTGCGGCTGCAACCTTCCTAAAGGGCGTCAGATGTACCTATTCCCCAATCCTTTCCGCGTGTCGGGGAAAACCCTAGGACATGTCCGGGCAGCAGTGTCATCATTGTCGCATTCCTTCTTGGAGGTGCTACTTGGTACACGGAGGTCCGAAGTCTAGGAGGGTGGTGGGACAACTCCGGAGGGTGCAGCAGGGGCGAGTCATCCGCGTTTCGTCGAGCTGCTGTCGTTGGCTTTagtttctcttcttctttttttcttttgggcttGATGTGTTGTTTGCCTCAGCAGATGTTCTTGATCGGTGATGGTTGCTTATAATATTAGTACAGAATGACATTTGCCGAATTTGCAAAGtggggggaaaccctttttcggttAGTAAGATGTTGCAATCCTCTACATTAATAAATGCAACATATGAGCCCCTAATTTTCCTTCATTTTCTTTTAATACAAAATGACACGAATTTAGGCGTGCATTGACAAAAAAGTATGAGGCCCACCAATTATTAAAAAAAAAAATATTACTTAACTTTTCTCCACCAAGAGATGAACAAGTCTCGTCGGCTCCTAATTATCAGTACAGAATGACATCTGCCGAATTTGCTCCACCAAAAAGAACATGTCGGATCACTTATGATGCGGTTGGTAATTAAGCTTGGATATATGTCCTTAATTGATGTTGGTTTCTATATTTTGAAGTACCTTTTCTTGACAACTTTTAGTTTAAAGAAATAACTAAAACATCCTACTTTCTTTACTAGCCCACTGGTTGAGGTTTAGCATTTGTTCTCTGAGGTGGTTCAACATGGGCTTCACTGTACATTGCATTCTGTAAAACAAGAAAGCTCTGTGAACTTGTTCTCTGTTACACGCAAGAGCAGTGCGCGTCGCCAAGCCACGAATCTTCCCTCCTGGAATGGTGGCATGCGGCCAAGCGGAGCATACCAACGACCATGTGCAAGGGCCTCGCCTTCATGGCCCTTCTAAACCCATGGATGATCTGGAAACACCGCAACGATTACGTCTTTAACGGTGCCCAGCCATGCGTGAATGACCTAATTGTGAAGATAAAGGAGGAGACGGCGCTCTGGGCCAAGGCAGGAGCTGCCGGCCTACGGGACACCATGCCCCAAACATGGGATGTGCACTGATTTCCTGTAACCACCTTGACCATTGTACCTCGTAGGAGGCTTGTAACATAAACCCTCTCTTTTCAATACAAAGAAACGCAAAAGTCTTCTTGCCTTTTcttgaaaaatgataatgtgAAAATCAGTACGAGACTGCAAAAGAATTGGTAGATTCTGTATACACCGTGTTGGGTACGCTGCAGCGGTTTGTTTTCCTCGCATTTCCTTGATGCCTTCACTATGCTATTTTGCTTTTGAGTGTTGATGCTGTTTGGCGACTTAGCATGTTTTCTTGGATCCATGGCATATGATCTTTGTTTATAATGACATGAGTGATTTGCAAATATATCGATTTCCAATGCACACATGAATACGTTCTTGCGATAAGTTACAAGTGTTACCAGTTGTATCATGACCTTTGCAAACAGTAAGCACAAGAGCAATTGAACATGAAATTACAGAGTGATAGACCAGCAAAATGATTGATTAGATGAGGAAAGTAAtcctttttcattttttttgactCAAGGGGCAACGTCCCCAACTTCAATTAAGAAGCTGATAACACAGCAAAAGTAACAGAGGTCTTTTTTCTACCAAGAGCCTACTGACAAGTCCTCTGCTCTGGGAACTTGGGAAGTACACAAAACTACAGTAAAAGAAACTCAAACAGCGCATCTCTAGCAAAGCATACCAGGAACAAGGATAGCACCTAAGAAAGCAAAACCAGAGCACACAACAACAACCTGATAGTTCACAGCACCTTCTTTTTTCACCACTTCAACTTGTTGCTTCTTTTTTCCATTCCAGTCTTTGTCAACGGTGCCCCGCCTCTATTCCTGTTGACTCAGACGCCACTACCAGCAGCAATTTGGCTCCATAGCAAAGGATTTTTCCGAGCTTTTTCCTCTGCAGAATAGACCAAGAAAATAACAGCTGAGATATGACTATTACCAAACTATTAGGATCAGCAGGGTAAACATGCTGGAAGCAGGCTTTGTTTCTAATTTTCCACAACCCCCATAAAACTGAAGCCACTCCAGATGCCACAACCTGCCTCACCCCATTTCCTTTAAACGGCAAAATTCAATCATAAAGCTCTACTATTTTACCAGGCATCACATTACAATCTAATGCACAAGAACTTACATTCCACACATATTTGGCTACACTACAACCGAAGAACAAATGATCAATAGTTTCTTTACAAGAACAAAACCTACAACACTCATCACCTGTCCAACCACGATGCACTAGCTAAGTTATCCTTAGTTAGAATACTGTCCATAAAAGTAAGCCATAGAATTTTTTTAACTCTAAGAGGTATTTTAATTTTCCAAAAGCTTTTAAATTTACATTGAACCTGCTGCATCTTAAGAAAATTATACAGAGATTTAACCGAGAAAAATCCATTCTTAGTCAAAAGCCATCTACAACCATCTCTATCTTTAGATAACATAACATTAGCACAGCAAGTTTTAAGCTCGGCCCAAAGTTTAGCTGTTTCACCAAAAAGGACTCTACGAAATCTAATACAACCCCAACCTTCTTCAAAAACCTTAGCTACTGTAAAATTGACACTAAAAGTTAAATAAGTACAGCCTATTAAAACATTCCCTAAGTGAGTTATCGCCAATCCATAAATCTTCCCAGAAAAGAGTGTTTTCACCATTACCAACTAATTTTCAACAACATCTGAAATATCCTTTTTCTAGGTAACCTATTCTGACTGTTCTGCAACAACATGACCATCTGTTTTACTTGCACGGCTCTTTGAATATTCTCTAGTGTTGGCAAAGCAGATAGATAAGTTCTTGAATACCAAACAAAATAAAATCATAGATTGTTATCTCAAGCGTCATAGTTTCAACTTCAGGCCTATGACGGCACTGTTTACATGCATCAGGGTGTCAATGACTTGCATTCTGCAGGAAAGTTTAACAGGGTGCTAATTACTTGGTTGAGGGCCGATGAAATGATTCCGGTGCGGTGTTTCATAAACAAGGTGTAAAAAAGTCGACCATGAAAACTAGACTAAAAGCATGTCTTAATAATGCACCTTCATTCTTCTCAGAAGTAGGGATTAGCTAGCATCCAAAGAACCAATGGGACGATAACTGATATGGTTGATTTCGTGGATGCGTTTGGCAGCCACGGGTACGCATCTGGAGGCGGCGTCACACACTTGTCGCCATTGAAGTACACTCTTCTTGGAAAGGCCCATCCTGCCCGCAAGGTGAATGTTGACGGGTCCTTCCGGAATAGTAGCTCAGACTGAACATATCCATCAGGTCCAGCAGTCAAGAGATAATCATTGTAGTGCCTGATGCCCCATAACAGAGCGGTGTCATCTGCGATAAGAGGATTTGTCGATAGCCGAAAAAACATTCACACAAGGAATATCAATTGTCCAGGGATGAGGTGCTCACTCATAAGTCCATAAGGGTTCAGAGCTGTGTAGTTGAAGCTGGTAATGCTAGTCAAGCTGTTGAAATTAGGGTGCTGAGCTACTAGGTTCCACTGCGAGTAATTCATCCCGTAGTTGAAGTTTGTCACTGTGATCTTTACTCTCCAGTACTCCTTGTAGTTAGCCTTCACATGCCAATGAACTCTTATTGGGCACATATGAGTAGTGCATTGGACCAGAGATGCCAAGCCGTTCTTGTCTTGACCATTCATGACAGAACCAAGATAAGGTGAGTTTCCCCTAAAAAAATGTAGCATCCACTGTCAGATAACTAAACAATAAGCTGGCTCTTCATTCTAGTTTATTATTTGGGTTATGTCAAATGTAACTTGCTCTACACAGATTCCTGGTTTTGTACTGTTATCTTGGCAGCCACATGAGCATTTGGGACAGCTAACAAAAGTGTCACTGTAAAACGCGCTGAGAGATAAACAACACGTGGGATACCTCAGTGCGAGAAACTGTGAGTAGGTACAAGTCACAGTCCATGTCactgcaaaataaaataaacagtCAGATATGCATGCTAGTTACTGAGATATTCTTTCCATGCATCAAGAAATTAGACAATGGCTTACTGTGGGCTTGAGATTTCCTACTTCCATCTGGTGTAGTGAACTTTGTAGGTTCATCTAACTTGGTTGCAGGTCCACAGGTATACCCTGGACCAGGGGCCTTCAGAGTGAAATTCACAGGCAATTCCAGGGTCTTGGTTGTGGTCCCTGATCGACCAACTGAAACCTCAAAGGAGGCCACAGCATTAGCAGGGTCCTGTGCCAGTGAGCTGAGGACTCCTCCTTTGCAGCAGTTGGCCCTCTGCCTATTGTAAGGTGCCCCGGGAAGCAGGTCGACTATCTCCGGGTTCACCTTGCAGCTGTGAGGGATAATCTCTTTGAATTTGGAGCAATCGCCTTGCTCTGTAGCCTGTCCACCCTGCACATACCAGATTACCTCCTTCTTTGACCACACCCACCCGAGCTTCCATCCTGGTGGCTGAATGTGGCGGTACTGCTGATAGTTGAATAGTGAAACCTCAGCCTGGAGAAATTACATCATGTCAGCATTTGGAAGAGGATAAACAATGGAAAGGTACAGACGTACAGTCTCATGCCTGAGCAGTCATTGCTGTACAGTATGTATATTTCATAATGTGGAATTGTAGAGGGATTATTGTTGTTCAACAAGTGATTCATCCTTACCACATAGCCATCTGGAACCCAGCTCCTCACATCCCATCTGATTGTGATGTTGCCCGTTGGATCAAGGGGGTCGTAGGCTCCTGCAGAGAACAGCACAGGAAAAAGTAAAAAGTAAAAATGCTTTCGTGTCTCTGAGTAAAAATGTTAACTTGGTCAGACAGAGGATCAAGGTTGGATGTCCTGACAATCTCTGGTCTTACACagtcaaaaaagaaaaaacagtTCTGGTCTTacagaggtaggaaaaagaagaGAGGACATTTGGGAGGTGTTTATACAGAGGTAGAGCCTAACATGGAAGTTGACTACAGTCCGCTGAAGATGCAGGAACAGCTGAAGAAATACCTCATATCAATAACCAGGGAGAGATCAAAACAGTAAGAAATAAAAATTTAAATGAATAAGCATATGAAAGACTAGCAGTTGTAACCCAAGACAAACCATAGCTCTAGCAAACCAACAAAAGACCAAAAGCACACTAAAAATTACAGTTAACATCACACTTAAATTCCACTATGATATATAGTGTAAATTCACTGATAATATAAGTAATTACACTACAAGTCCACTAAGATTTGCAGTGTAAAATCACTGATCAAGATAGAGTAAAAAACACTAAAAAATCCACTATGAATTACTGTGCAAATTCAAATGATAAGATAGAGTAATTACACTAAAAAATCTAGTAAGAATTACAGTGTAAAAATACTGATAAGCAGAGAAAATGACCGCTAACAGTTGCAACCCAAGATAAACGCTGACTCTTGCAAACTAACAAAAGACCAAAATTACACTGTGATTGCATGAGTACACCTtcaaaattatttaaaaaaactgCTGCATATTACCACTGTAAGAACTGTAGATTACCACTGTAAATTAGTGTAAGTTTGTCAGCTTTATTTGTAATTTACAGTAGTAAATCAATTGAATAACAGTAGTATATTTACAGTTTTACGGTGGATTTGTAGATTTGCAATTTTCACAGTAAGAGAGTGCTATCATCTAACATTGACAAAACCCCAAAACTATCTAGAAAAATAATGTTACTCGACGAAGACAAACCAACCAAACAAagacaaacaaaataaaattgcCCTAAAAAGTACGCTGTAACTGCCGTGCAACTTACAGTGAGTTGCACACGAATTACAATGTAATTTCTCTATGATTTGCATAGTAATTGCCCTGCGAAATACACTGAATGTTGCACATGAATAATAGTAGTAATTTCCCTAAATTTATAATGTAAAATCCCTCAAATTACAGTGCAAATGCACTCAAATTACATTGTAATTGACCTGAATTTACAGTGTCGATTGCCCCTGAAGTTACACTTTTAGTGAAACTGCAAGTTAAGCAGTAAACTCCAAAAAAGGTTCTAAAAATGAATGCAATATACATCAAACCTAGTAGCAATCCATTTGACAAGCCTTTCAGGGACCTCAGTTCTGACAAAATAAAGAACACACTCCATCCCATATCTCTGAATAACATTCTTATACAGCCATCAACAACGCCACATAAAAGAACTTCCCAGAATATCTAGTAAAGGTTGAACAAACAGGAAAATCACTATATCTCTTATGTCTCTAAATGAAACAAAAAGGGAAAACAAATAAAAAACTAAGGTAGATTACTGTGGAAGATGATTATAAACAGTACTAGTCTAAGTACATAGGTAACACAAAAGTAAATTTCTAAAAAAAGAAGTGACTAGTCCGATATGAAAAGAATTTGATGCAACTAACCACATTCTTTGTGCCGGCACATGAAAGCTTTCATTTCAAACATTTTACTTTCtgaaaaaaataacaaatgaatgAAGAAGACTGTAAACCAAAGGAAGGTGGAAAAGgcataaataaagaaaaataaaaaatac
The Aegilops tauschii subsp. strangulata cultivar AL8/78 chromosome 3, Aet v6.0, whole genome shotgun sequence genome window above contains:
- the LOC109747482 gene encoding COBRA-like protein 1 isoform X2: MQELFVDDGNFQKALLKFYMNHLRAICLLESLYFLFFFIYAFSTFLWFTVFFIHLLFFSESKMFEMKAFMCRHKECGAYDPLDPTGNITIRWDVRSWVPDGYVAEVSLFNYQQYRHIQPPGWKLGWVWSKKEVIWYVQGGQATEQGDCSKFKEIIPHSCKVNPEIVDLLPGAPYNRQRANCCKGGVLSSLAQDPANAVASFEVSVGRSGTTTKTLELPVNFTLKAPGPGYTCGPATKLDEPTKFTTPDGSRKSQAHMTWTVTCTYSQFLALRGNSPYLGSVMNGQDKNGLASLVQCTTHMCPIRVHWHVKANYKEYWRVKITVTNFNYGMNYSQWNLVAQHPNFNSLTSITSFNYTALNPYGLMNDTALLWGIRHYNDYLLTAGPDGYVQSELLFRKDPSTFTLRAGWAFPRRVYFNGDKCVTPPPDAYPWLPNASTKSTISVIVPLVLWMLANPYF
- the LOC109747482 gene encoding COBRA-like protein 1 isoform X1, whose protein sequence is MNHLRAICLLESLYFLFFFIYAFSTFLWFTVFFIHLLFFSESKMFEMKAFMCRHKECGAYDPLDPTGNITIRWDVRSWVPDGYVAEVSLFNYQQYRHIQPPGWKLGWVWSKKEVIWYVQGGQATEQGDCSKFKEIIPHSCKVNPEIVDLLPGAPYNRQRANCCKGGVLSSLAQDPANAVASFEVSVGRSGTTTKTLELPVNFTLKAPGPGYTCGPATKLDEPTKFTTPDGSRKSQAHMTWTVTCTYSQFLALRGNSPYLGSVMNGQDKNGLASLVQCTTHMCPIRVHWHVKANYKEYWRVKITVTNFNYGMNYSQWNLVAQHPNFNSLTSITSFNYTALNPYGLMNDTALLWGIRHYNDYLLTAGPDGYVQSELLFRKDPSTFTLRAGWAFPRRVYFNGDKCVTPPPDAYPWLPNASTKSTISVIVPLVLWMLANPYF